Proteins encoded together in one Hylaeus volcanicus isolate JK05 chromosome 3, UHH_iyHylVolc1.0_haploid, whole genome shotgun sequence window:
- the LOC128874332 gene encoding pancreatic lipase-related protein 2-like, producing MVVPQFLVSVLCRVLVIKRGEVPLHVSLLPSGTCSYCCPINLDRDIDYLLYTRRNPTYPTRLDISNPYSLRNSNFDNRYPTVIFIHGYSDSASGGSSTTTRDVYLKRGQHNVILVDWAKLAGLPWYVTAVRNTKIVGPQVARFVKWLDAQGAVPFSKLHVIGFSLGAEIAGFMGKALAPRKVGRITGLDPAYPLYKNTGREGHLTAADATFVDVIHTDGGNFGFPNPLGHVDFYPNGGKPIQPGCTLGNVIRRSVSRIINQYIVCGHNRAWMLYAESVTNPSGFPASRCPRWRPDIRANCIWTPEVLMGYAVPSTVRGKFYLRTNGNPPYARNMTGYIGK from the exons GTGAGGTTCCGCTCCACGTTTCGCTGCTTCCATCCGGTACCTGTTCGTACTGCTGTCCCATCAACTTGGACCGCGACATCGATTATCTGTTGTACACCAG ACGGAATCCAACTTACCCGACCAGGCTGGACATCTCGAATCCCTACTCCTTGCGGAACAGTAATTTCGACAACCGATATCCAACCGTGATCTTCATCCATGGATACAGCGACAGTGCATCCGGAGGTAGCTCCACTACAACTCGAGACG TGTACCTCAAGCGAGGACAACACAACGTGATACTAGTGGATTGGGCAAAGTTGGCAGGCTTGCCTTGGTACGTGACAGCTGTTCGAAACACGAAAATCGTTGGACCTCAAGTCGCTCGTTTTGTGAAATGGTTGGACGCTCAAGGTGCAGTACCTTTCTCAAAGCTCCATGTAATTGGATTCAGCCTCGGCGCCGAAATCGCTGGGTTCATGGGAAAGGCGTTAGCCCCAcgaaaa GTCGGTCGGATCACTGGATTGGACCCAGCTTATCCTCTCTACAAGAACACCGGCAGAGAGGGACATTTGACAGCGGCTGATGCGACGTTCGTAGACGTGATTCATACCGATGGCGGAAACTTCGGTTTTCCGAATCCTCTGGGTCACGTGGACTTTTATCCAAACGGTGGCAAACCGATTCAACCCGGTTGCACTCTGGGAAACGTGATCCGCCGAAGCGTTTCGCGTATCATCAATCAGTACA TTGTTTGCGGACACAATCGAGCTTGGATGCTGTACGCGGAATCCGTGACGAATCCTTCCGGGTTTCCTGCCAGCCGTTGTCCTAGGTGGCGTCCAGATATTCGAGCAAATTGCATATGGACCCCTGAGGTTTTAATGGGATACGCTGTGCCGTCGACAGTTAGAGGGAAGTTCTATTTGAGGACAAACGGAAACCCACCTTACGCCAGGAACATGACCGGATACATAGGGAAATGA